A stretch of the Nicotiana tabacum cultivar K326 chromosome 6, ASM71507v2, whole genome shotgun sequence genome encodes the following:
- the LOC107827508 gene encoding uncharacterized protein LOC107827508 — translation MGEDQEILKHVCKFCNKSFNSGRSLGGHMRSHMINSTDGNITRKMLPNLDMSTEAGNQSVNYVLRENPKKTSKFTGSSEEDTLLQNQKNKICKECGKSFQSWKALFGHMKCHSERISSINNSVEQDSWNSANTNQKQVMDSQSDTETATPNKKKRSSRKMKRYMATTTSSSLTIAYNASPCISEIEHDQLQEEVAMSLILLSKDMGNWVGQNHVIECSDNNYQPHQNDKDGELVKLKMVKNGKTEQGESSKSNGQKRDKSQVPTDDEKKKKIKVDNENRFVKESEVEFAIKLVKGSDFTEDFNSKKKKFECTICNKNFHSYQALGGHRASHKNIENKGVDHIKLIKNCSSESAINEKIETNSGSKKLKNHECPICFKIFSSGQALGGHKRSHLIADAKRHNNQAVEIVQKPVPEIRNFLDLNLPAPVEEENMFDSSSENIGFQQWWMENSHKHEQLLGLISN, via the coding sequence ATGGGAGAAGATCAAGAAATACTGAAACATGTATGCAAATTCTGCAACAAAAGTTTCAATAGTGGTAGATCATTAGGTGGTCATATGAGGTCTCATATGATTAATTCAACTGATGGaaatattacaagaaaaatgCTTCCAAATTTAGATATGAGCACTGAAGCAGGTAATCAAAGTGTTAATTATGTGCTGAGGGAAAATCccaagaaaacttcaaaatttacTGGGTCAAGTGAAGAAGATACTTTGCTTCAAAATCAGAAGAACAAAATATGCAAAGAATGTGGCAAAAGTTTCCAATCTTGGAAAGCTTTATTTGGCCATATGAAGTGTCACTCAGAGAGAATCTCATCAATAAACAACAGTGTTGAACAAGATTCTTGGAACAGTGCTAATACTAATCAGAAACAAGTTATGGATAGTCAATCTGATACTGAAACAGCAACACCAAATAAGAAGAAGAGATCATCAAGAAAGATGAAAAGGTACATGGCTACTACAACTTCCTCTTCTTTAACTATTGCTTATAATGCTTCTCCTTGTATCTCTGAGATTGAACATGATCAATTACAAGAGGAAGTTGCTATGAGTTTGATCTTACTTTCAAAAGATATGGGAAATTGGGTTGGTCAAAATCATGTCATTGAGTGTTCTGATAACAATTATCAACCCCATCAAAATGATAAAGATGGTGAATTGGTCAAGCTgaaaatggtcaaaaatgggAAAACAGAACAAGGTGAGAGCTCCAAGTCAAATGGTCAAAAAAGGGACAAATCACAAGTTCCAACTGatgatgagaaaaagaagaagattaaaGTAGACAATGAAAACAGATTTGTTAAAGAGTCTGAAGTTGAATTTGCTATTAAGTTAGTCAAAGGGAGTGATTTTACTGAGGATTTCAATTCCAAGAAGAAAAAATTTGAGTGTACTATTTGCAATAAGAATTTCCATTCCTACCAAGCACTAGGAGGTCATAGGGCAAGCCACAAAAATATTGAAAATAAAGGTGTTGATCATATCAAACTCATCAAAAACTGCAGCAGTGAAAGTGCAATAAATGAAAAGATTGAGACTAATTCTGGATCCAagaagttaaagaatcatgagtGTCCAATTTGTTTCAAGATTTTCTCATCAGGTCAAGCTTTAGGTGGTCATAAGAGATCCCATTTGATTGCTGATGCTAAAAGACACAATAACCAAGCAGTTGAAATAGTACAGAAACCAGTACCAGAAATCAGAAATTTCTTGGATCTAAATCTGCCTGCTCCTGTTGAAGAAGAGAACATGTTTGATTCTAGCAGTGAGAATATTGGTTTCCAGCAATGGTGGATGGAAAACAGTCACAAACATGAGCAGCTACTTGGCCTTATTTCTAATTAA